In a genomic window of Lycium ferocissimum isolate CSIRO_LF1 chromosome 9, AGI_CSIRO_Lferr_CH_V1, whole genome shotgun sequence:
- the LOC132029366 gene encoding uncharacterized protein LOC132029366, producing the protein MGDNVEEFKRILDYRDELLRTNPGSTRVVKLSEETFKGGIKMFQSFYICFDAMKKAFKAGCRRAIGLDGCFLKGVSKSQLLVAVCKDGNNQMLPLAWVVVEVKNTFTGRWFVNILRHDLELGDGTGLTTLSDMQKGLDIAIKDLLPNAE; encoded by the exons ATGGGTGACAATGTAGAGgagttcaaaagaattttggattatagGGATGAGCTTTTAAGGACTAATCCGGGTAGCACACGTGTGGTTAAGTTGAGTGAAGAAACTTTTAAAGGTGGAATCAAAATGTTTCAGtccttttatatatgttttgatgccATGAAGAAGGCATTCAAGGCTGGTTGTAGGAGAGCAATTGGGTTGGATGGGTGTTTTTTAAAAGGTGTTAGTAAAAGCCAATTGCTTGTGGCTGTTTGTAAGGATGGGAACAACCAGATGCTACCACTGGCTTGGGTAGTGGTTGAAGTTAAGAATACTTTTACTGGGAGATGGTTTGTCAacattctaaggcatgatcttgAGCTTGGAGATGGGACTGGTTTGACAACTCTTTCAGATATGCAAAAG GGTCTGGATATAGCCATTAAGGATCTGTTGCCAAATGCAGAATAA